In Streptomyces violaceusniger Tu 4113, one DNA window encodes the following:
- a CDS encoding GH92 family glycosyl hydrolase has protein sequence MRQRRPQRRWRGIGRTAPLVAAVLLAVTAQGGAVAAPAGPASAHHADRTFASSFESGDPQPDWRNTVETGPDGKKKASGVDGGYSSGIPGNVTDKVTEVRASGENTEGGEIKENLVDGELTSKWLAFDTTTAWLEFDLSEPVKAVRYALTSANDAPGRDPKDWTLKGSANGSDWTTLDTRKDETFSSRQQTREFSYGGATAYQHLRLEITRNAGDDLIQLAEVQFATGDTTPPAPSDMRTQIDRGPTGSPTAKANAGFTGTHALRYAGTHKPDGRAYSYNKVFDVDTAVTRDTRLSYRIFPSMPETDLNYPATHVSVDLAFTDGTYLSDLPGAVDQHGARMSPQGQADSKTLYVNQWNNKESRIGAVAAGKTVDRILVAYDSPKGPAQFRGWVDDVSIAPKAPEKPLEHLSDYALTTRGTNSSGSFSRGNNFPAAAVPNGFNFWTPVTNAGSADWLYQYARANNADNLPTIQAFSASHEPSPWMGDRQTFQVMPSGATGTPDAGRTSRALPFRHEKETARPYYYGVTFENGLKAEMAPTDHAAAMRFTYPGEDASVLFDNVTGDGGLTLDAEHGVVTGYSDVKSGLSTGATRMFVYGVFDTPVSASGKLDGGGGKDVTGYFRFKPGKDRTVTLRLATSLIGVDQAKANLDRELPASRSFGQVKQAAQAEWDNILGRIEVEGADRGQLTTLYSSLYRLYLYPNSAFENTGTAAKPRPQYASAFSPGTGENTPTHTGAKIVDGKVYVNNGFWDTYRTTWPAYSLLTPKRAGTMVDGFVQQYKDGGWISRWSSPGYADLMTGTSSDVAFADAYLKGVRFDAEAAYEAALKNATAVPPSSGVGRKGMASSPFLGYTSTETHEGLSWALEGYLNDFGLANMGKALYAKTKKARYKEESEYFLHRAQGYVSLFDDKAGFFQGKDAAGKWRVPSDKYDPRIWGYDYTETNGWGYAFTAPQDSRGLANLYGGRAGLAKKLDTYFSTPETASPEFAGSYGGVIHEMTEARDVRMGNYGHSNQVAHHVTYMYDAAGQPWKTQEKVREVLSRLYTGSEIGQGYHGDEDNGEQSAWYIFSSLGFYPLVMGGSEYAVGSPQFTKATVHLENGRDLVIKAPRNSRENVYVQGLKVNGKAWNSTALPHDILARGGTLEFAMGAKPSAWGTGKNAAPSSITKDDKVPTPRHDLTVPSGGTALLDNTSGTEATFDSVNLPVTAAGRAVQYTLTSSDRSKAPTGWVLQGSHDGEKWRDLDRRSGESFTWDKQTRVFSVRTPGTYEHYRLVPDDKSTLAEVELLS, from the coding sequence ATGCGACAGAGACGACCACAGAGACGATGGCGTGGGATCGGACGGACGGCCCCCCTGGTGGCGGCCGTCCTGCTGGCGGTGACGGCCCAGGGCGGTGCGGTCGCCGCACCCGCCGGCCCGGCCTCCGCGCACCACGCCGACCGCACCTTCGCCTCGTCCTTCGAGTCGGGCGACCCCCAGCCCGACTGGCGCAACACGGTCGAGACCGGACCCGACGGCAAGAAGAAGGCGTCCGGGGTGGACGGAGGCTACTCCTCCGGGATTCCCGGCAATGTCACCGACAAGGTCACCGAGGTCCGGGCGAGCGGGGAGAACACCGAAGGCGGGGAGATCAAGGAGAACCTCGTCGACGGCGAGCTCACCAGCAAGTGGCTGGCCTTCGACACCACCACCGCCTGGCTCGAGTTCGATCTGAGCGAGCCGGTGAAGGCCGTCCGCTACGCCCTCACCTCCGCCAATGACGCCCCCGGCCGGGACCCGAAGGACTGGACCCTCAAGGGCTCGGCCAACGGCTCCGACTGGACGACGCTGGACACCCGTAAGGACGAGACGTTCTCCTCGCGCCAGCAGACGCGGGAGTTCTCTTATGGCGGCGCCACGGCGTACCAGCACCTCCGGCTGGAGATCACCCGCAACGCCGGGGACGACCTCATCCAGCTCGCCGAGGTGCAGTTCGCGACCGGCGACACCACGCCGCCCGCGCCTTCCGACATGCGCACCCAGATCGACCGCGGCCCGACCGGCTCCCCCACCGCCAAGGCCAACGCGGGCTTCACCGGCACCCATGCCCTGCGCTACGCGGGCACCCACAAGCCGGACGGCCGGGCGTACTCGTACAACAAGGTCTTCGACGTCGACACGGCCGTCACCCGGGACACCCGGCTGTCCTACCGGATCTTCCCGTCGATGCCCGAGACCGATCTCAACTACCCGGCCACCCATGTCTCGGTCGATCTCGCCTTCACCGACGGCACTTATCTGAGCGATCTGCCCGGCGCGGTCGACCAGCACGGTGCCCGGATGAGCCCGCAGGGCCAGGCCGACTCCAAGACGCTCTACGTCAACCAGTGGAACAACAAGGAGTCGCGGATCGGCGCGGTCGCCGCGGGCAAGACGGTCGACCGGATACTCGTGGCGTACGACTCCCCCAAGGGCCCCGCGCAGTTCCGCGGCTGGGTGGACGACGTCTCGATCGCCCCCAAGGCGCCCGAGAAGCCGCTCGAGCATCTGTCGGACTATGCGCTGACCACCCGCGGCACCAACTCCAGCGGCAGCTTCTCGCGCGGCAACAACTTCCCGGCCGCCGCCGTCCCCAACGGCTTCAACTTCTGGACTCCGGTGACCAACGCGGGCTCCGCCGACTGGCTCTACCAGTACGCCCGCGCCAACAACGCCGACAACCTCCCCACCATCCAGGCGTTCAGCGCGAGCCATGAGCCCAGCCCCTGGATGGGCGACCGGCAGACCTTCCAGGTGATGCCGTCCGGTGCGACCGGCACCCCCGACGCCGGGCGCACCTCGCGCGCGCTCCCCTTCCGCCATGAGAAGGAGACCGCCCGGCCGTATTACTACGGGGTGACCTTCGAGAACGGCCTCAAGGCGGAGATGGCGCCCACCGATCACGCCGCGGCGATGCGCTTCACCTATCCGGGTGAGGACGCGAGCGTCCTCTTCGACAACGTCACGGGCGACGGCGGGCTGACCCTCGACGCCGAGCACGGCGTCGTCACCGGCTACTCCGACGTCAAGAGCGGACTGTCCACCGGCGCCACCCGGATGTTCGTCTACGGCGTCTTCGACACCCCGGTGAGCGCGAGCGGCAAGCTGGACGGAGGCGGCGGCAAGGATGTCACCGGCTACTTCCGCTTCAAGCCGGGGAAGGACCGGACCGTCACGCTCCGGCTCGCCACCTCGCTGATAGGCGTCGACCAGGCGAAGGCCAACCTCGACCGGGAGCTGCCCGCGTCGAGGTCGTTCGGGCAGGTCAAGCAGGCCGCACAGGCGGAATGGGACAACATCCTGGGGCGGATCGAGGTCGAGGGCGCGGACCGCGGCCAGCTCACCACGCTCTACTCCAGCCTCTACCGGCTGTACCTCTATCCCAATTCCGCTTTCGAGAACACGGGGACGGCGGCGAAGCCCCGTCCCCAGTACGCGAGCGCCTTCTCGCCGGGCACCGGGGAGAACACCCCGACCCACACCGGCGCGAAGATCGTCGACGGCAAGGTGTACGTCAACAACGGCTTCTGGGACACCTACCGCACCACCTGGCCCGCCTACTCGCTGCTCACCCCCAAGCGGGCGGGCACGATGGTCGACGGCTTCGTACAGCAGTACAAGGACGGCGGCTGGATCTCCCGCTGGTCCTCACCGGGCTACGCCGATCTGATGACCGGCACCAGCTCGGACGTGGCCTTCGCCGACGCGTATCTGAAGGGCGTGCGGTTCGACGCCGAGGCGGCGTACGAGGCGGCGCTGAAGAACGCCACCGCCGTGCCGCCCTCGTCGGGCGTCGGCCGTAAGGGCATGGCCAGCTCGCCCTTCCTCGGCTACACGAGCACCGAGACCCATGAGGGGCTGTCCTGGGCGCTGGAGGGCTATCTCAACGACTTCGGCCTCGCGAATATGGGCAAGGCGCTCTACGCGAAGACGAAGAAGGCCCGCTACAAGGAGGAGTCCGAGTACTTCCTGCACCGTGCGCAGGGCTATGTCTCGCTCTTCGACGACAAGGCCGGCTTCTTCCAGGGCAAGGACGCGGCGGGTAAGTGGCGCGTGCCCTCCGACAAGTACGACCCCCGGATCTGGGGCTACGACTACACCGAGACCAACGGCTGGGGCTACGCCTTCACCGCGCCCCAGGACAGCCGGGGCCTGGCCAACCTCTACGGCGGCCGGGCGGGCCTGGCCAAGAAGCTGGACACCTATTTCTCCACCCCGGAGACCGCCTCCCCCGAGTTCGCCGGTTCCTACGGCGGCGTCATCCATGAGATGACCGAGGCGCGGGACGTCCGCATGGGCAACTACGGCCACAGCAACCAGGTCGCCCACCATGTGACGTACATGTACGACGCGGCGGGCCAGCCGTGGAAGACCCAGGAGAAGGTGCGCGAGGTGCTCTCCCGCCTCTACACCGGCAGCGAGATCGGCCAGGGCTACCACGGCGACGAGGACAACGGCGAGCAGTCGGCCTGGTACATCTTCAGCTCGCTGGGCTTCTATCCGCTGGTGATGGGCGGCTCCGAGTACGCGGTCGGATCGCCGCAGTTCACCAAGGCCACGGTGCATCTGGAGAACGGCCGCGATCTGGTCATCAAGGCCCCGCGCAACAGCCGGGAGAACGTGTACGTCCAGGGCCTGAAGGTCAACGGCAAGGCGTGGAACTCCACCGCCCTGCCGCACGACATCCTCGCCCGCGGCGGCACGCTGGAGTTCGCGATGGGCGCCAAGCCGTCGGCCTGGGGCACGGGGAAGAACGCCGCGCCGTCCTCCATCACCAAGGACGACAAGGTGCCCACCCCGCGCCACGACCTGACGGTGCCGAGCGGCGGCACGGCCCTCCTGGACAACACCTCGGGCACCGAGGCCACCTTCGATTCGGTGAACCTCCCGGTCACGGCGGCGGGCCGCGCGGTCCAGTACACCCTGACCTCATCCGACCGGAGCAAGGCCCCGACCGGATGGGTGCTCCAGGGCTCGCACGACGGCGAGAAGTGGCGGGACCTGGACCGAAGGTCGGGAGAATCCTTCACCTGGGACAAGCAGACCCGCGTCTTCTCGGTGCGCACGCCCGGTACGTACGAGCACTACCGCCTGGTGCCGGACGACAAGTCGACACTGGCGGAGGTGGAACTGCTGAGCTGA
- a CDS encoding winged helix-turn-helix transcriptional regulator — MSEEPEQPCPIAPVVDIVFSRWTTPILWTLHEHGRQRFVELQRRIGTITPKVLTQRLRQLERDGLVRRTYHPEVPPRVEYEISELGRGLGPLFASLATWSVENLPRVERARLHYDGAEAATTGPR, encoded by the coding sequence ATGTCCGAGGAACCAGAACAGCCATGTCCGATCGCCCCTGTGGTGGACATCGTCTTCAGCCGATGGACCACACCCATCCTCTGGACGCTGCATGAGCACGGCCGTCAACGCTTCGTGGAGCTGCAACGCCGGATCGGCACGATCACGCCGAAGGTGCTGACCCAGCGGCTCCGCCAACTGGAGCGCGATGGGCTGGTGCGGCGCACCTACCACCCGGAGGTTCCGCCCCGGGTGGAGTACGAGATCAGTGAGCTGGGCCGCGGCCTGGGGCCGCTGTTCGCATCGCTCGCGACCTGGTCGGTGGAGAATCTGCCCCGGGTCGAGCGGGCCCGGCTGCACTACGACGGCGCGGAAGCCGCCACTACCGGTCCCCGATGA
- a CDS encoding PIG-L deacetylase family protein, with the protein MATVLAFHAHPDDEALLTGGTLARLADEGHRVVLVVATDGHTDAAPQDREPPRMHELRKSACVLGVDRVVHLGYADSGHGPLFYADPPDRSRFARADTEEAAERLAAILYEEDAAMLLTYDANGGYGHRDHIKVHEVGRRAAELAKTPRVLEATLPRDAVERLLRLVRLLRIPLRHDPAELTTRFSARSAITHRYDVHRYARQKQAALAAHHSQVNDAGRMNPVVRRMFRLPAPLFGLLLGREWYIDASPSRSSQR; encoded by the coding sequence ATGGCCACCGTCCTGGCATTCCACGCCCACCCCGACGACGAGGCGCTGCTGACCGGGGGCACACTCGCCCGGCTCGCCGATGAGGGCCACCGGGTGGTGCTCGTGGTCGCCACGGACGGCCACACGGACGCTGCCCCGCAGGACCGCGAGCCGCCTCGTATGCACGAACTGCGGAAGAGCGCGTGCGTGCTCGGCGTCGACCGCGTCGTCCACCTCGGCTACGCGGACAGCGGTCACGGCCCGCTCTTCTATGCAGACCCGCCGGACCGCTCCCGCTTCGCGCGGGCGGACACGGAGGAGGCGGCGGAACGGCTGGCGGCGATCCTGTACGAAGAGGACGCGGCGATGCTGCTCACGTACGACGCCAACGGCGGCTACGGCCACCGCGACCACATCAAGGTCCACGAGGTCGGCCGCCGCGCCGCCGAACTGGCCAAGACGCCGAGGGTGTTGGAGGCCACGCTGCCCCGCGACGCCGTCGAACGCCTGCTACGCCTCGTACGACTCCTGCGCATCCCCCTGCGCCATGACCCCGCCGAGCTGACCACCCGCTTCAGCGCCCGCTCGGCCATCACCCACCGCTACGACGTACACCGCTACGCCCGCCAGAAGCAGGCGGCCCTGGCCGCCCACCACTCCCAGGTGAACGACGCGGGCCGCATGAATCCCGTCGTGCGGAGGATGTTCCGGCTGCCTGCCCCGCTCTTCGGCCTGCTGCTGGGCCGGGAGTGGTACATCGACGCCTCCCCCTCCCGGTCCTCTCAGCGCTAA
- a CDS encoding Scr1 family TA system antitoxin-like transcriptional regulator, producing MAREQLQHLIAMGERENITIVVIPFGAGPFPGSGQSVDYLGGSVPQLDTVQLDSDHGNQLLDAEAHLVNFRSVLDRMESYTLEPKASRDLIHRIVQST from the coding sequence GTGGCCCGTGAACAGCTTCAGCACCTGATCGCGATGGGCGAGCGGGAGAACATCACCATCGTGGTAATTCCGTTCGGCGCTGGGCCTTTCCCCGGCTCCGGTCAGTCGGTCGACTACCTCGGGGGCTCAGTACCGCAGCTGGATACCGTCCAGCTCGACTCAGACCATGGCAACCAGTTGCTCGACGCAGAGGCGCATCTCGTCAACTTCCGGAGCGTGCTGGACCGTATGGAGAGCTACACCCTCGAGCCGAAGGCGTCCAGGGACCTCATCCACCGCATCGTGCAGAGCACCTGA
- a CDS encoding NAD(P)H-binding protein, with product MIVVTGANGNVGRPLVETLAAAGERVTAVSRRPTGTELPEGVRHHRADLADPGSLRPALEGADALFLLFAGELLAGTAPTGELLDTARSAGVRRVVLLSSQAAGTRPDAVSHAPMRAFEDAVRRAGLDRTILRPGGFASNAFAWAEPVRKERVIAAPFPDVALPVVDPADIAEVAAVALREPGHAGRTYELTGPAPISPRGQADAIADALGEPVRFTELSREQARAQMLGFMPEPVADGTLDILGEPTADEQRVSPDVERVLGRPPRPFADWAIRTIAAFR from the coding sequence ATGATCGTGGTAACCGGAGCGAACGGGAATGTGGGTCGGCCGCTGGTGGAGACGCTCGCCGCAGCCGGCGAGCGGGTGACGGCGGTTTCGCGACGGCCCACCGGCACGGAGTTGCCGGAGGGGGTACGTCACCATCGGGCCGATCTGGCCGACCCAGGGAGTCTGCGGCCCGCATTGGAGGGGGCCGACGCGCTGTTCCTGCTCTTCGCGGGCGAGTTGCTGGCCGGAACCGCACCGACCGGCGAACTTCTGGACACCGCCCGGTCTGCGGGCGTACGGCGTGTGGTCCTGCTCTCCTCCCAGGCCGCCGGGACGCGTCCGGACGCGGTGTCACACGCCCCCATGCGGGCGTTCGAGGACGCCGTGCGGCGGGCGGGTCTTGACCGGACGATCCTGCGGCCCGGGGGCTTCGCCTCGAACGCCTTCGCCTGGGCCGAACCCGTCCGTAAGGAGCGCGTGATCGCGGCGCCCTTCCCCGACGTCGCACTGCCGGTCGTGGACCCCGCGGACATCGCGGAGGTCGCGGCCGTGGCACTGCGGGAGCCGGGCCATGCGGGGCGTACGTACGAGCTCACCGGCCCCGCTCCGATCTCCCCACGCGGACAGGCGGACGCGATCGCCGACGCGCTGGGCGAGCCCGTACGGTTCACCGAGCTGAGCCGGGAGCAGGCGCGGGCGCAGATGCTGGGGTTCATGCCGGAGCCCGTCGCGGACGGCACCCTCGACATCCTGGGCGAGCCGACGGCCGACGAACAGCGGGTGAGCCCCGATGTCGAGCGGGTCCTTGGCCGTCCGCCGCGTCCCTTCGCCGATTGGGCAATCCGCACCATCGCGGCCTTCCGCTGA
- a CDS encoding DUF397 domain-containing protein: MPAWQKSSYSAQGSNCIYVAKVPADWQKSSYSHEGSNCVYIAAPAPRAIALRESDEPDVILTTSPAALGTFIRAAKAGAFDRLIGDR, translated from the coding sequence GTGCCCGCCTGGCAGAAGTCCTCGTACAGCGCCCAAGGTTCCAACTGCATCTACGTCGCGAAGGTGCCCGCTGACTGGCAGAAGTCGTCCTACAGCCACGAGGGATCCAACTGCGTCTACATCGCCGCTCCCGCCCCCCGCGCCATCGCGCTCCGGGAGAGCGACGAGCCGGACGTCATCCTCACCACCTCCCCCGCCGCCCTCGGCACCTTCATACGCGCGGCGAAGGCCGGCGCGTTCGACCGCCTCATCGGGGACCGGTAG
- a CDS encoding PT domain-containing protein, with the protein MSRKQLTLATSIVVTATLAITAGCGSGKGGSSAGDSKGGAAIGKGMAQLPVEPTQAPTEEPTDDPYDEPSDSPTGGSGLITPDAKMGTCGWGSDGKPYANVKISNSGSSTAYYSLLVGFVDSSGKAVTTGVESDAAVAGGADKTIKVTGLKADSSHTAKKCRLSLATKSDSAG; encoded by the coding sequence GTGTCCCGGAAGCAGCTCACCCTCGCCACCAGCATTGTCGTGACCGCGACACTCGCGATCACCGCGGGGTGCGGCTCCGGCAAAGGGGGCTCGTCCGCCGGGGACAGCAAGGGCGGCGCGGCGATAGGCAAGGGCATGGCCCAACTGCCGGTGGAGCCCACCCAGGCGCCGACCGAGGAGCCCACCGACGACCCGTATGACGAGCCGTCGGACTCCCCCACCGGCGGCTCCGGCCTGATCACCCCGGACGCCAAGATGGGAACGTGCGGATGGGGTTCGGACGGCAAGCCCTACGCCAATGTGAAGATCAGCAACTCCGGCTCCAGCACGGCCTACTACTCGCTGCTGGTCGGCTTCGTCGACAGCTCCGGCAAGGCCGTGACCACCGGGGTGGAGTCCGACGCGGCCGTGGCGGGCGGCGCCGACAAGACCATCAAGGTCACCGGGCTCAAGGCGGACAGCTCCCACACCGCGAAGAAGTGCCGGCTCTCGCTCGCCACCAAGTCCGACAGCGCCGGCTGA
- a CDS encoding GH92 family glycosyl hydrolase, producing MPSRPLAALAAAALTAGLLATAAGAPASAAPPPTLVKDPAAYVDPLIGSSAGGNTFPGAVAPFGMLSWSPENTRGDATRTAAPGGYHYDATRVRGFSLTHMSGTGCAGGAGDIPFFPHVGEVTSSPAADTKDQVYASDFSHSDETAEPGRYKVSLASGAGAELTATARTGSARFSYPADKTASLLIRTSSSEVGSSDADLTIDPAHRTVSGSVTGGNFCGYLDPEGRRSYYTLHFTAVFDTAFTAQGTWQDGTLRPGTTSAEGGSGGFGTDGRPVAGKGSGGYLQFAPGTRRVGVKVGISYVGDKGARANLAAENPPRRGFDQVRTAAYDAWRRQLSAIRVGGGADADRTAFYTALYHSLLHPNVISDTDGRYRGSDGEVHRVSRGHRAQYGTFSGWDIYRSQLQLLTLLEPEAGSDIAQSLLNLAQQNGGVWDRWLQGASGTHVMNGDPSAAALAGIRAFGGGDFDLDAALDSLLKAATVPTEKDLSPAGKPIMSAGQRPSLDKYLKLHYMPSVSNAWGGAAETLEMSGADFALSQLARAAGRKDTADTFAHRAQWWQNNFNAAADPETGGYIANRKADGSWVTGFTPATGNGFVEGTSAQYTWMVPHNPAGLFAAMGGKDAAIKRLDAFFHDADGGWALTGAGGEKSELDNEPSINVPYLYAYAGQPYKTQETVRAAMRQLWTTKPDGIPGNDDLGEMSSWYVFSALGMYPQVPSRAELVLASPLFPRIEIDRGARDISIRAPQAAPDAPYVQSLKVNGRGSDRPWLPESFVRHGGTLDYTLSDAPDRAWGASPSDAPPSFRDGEQPYQIGVGPTTGTLAPGESLTVKVAAVPVGEGDRPEVRFTTDAPDGLTASPASGTVGPDGTAEISLRAGKDTAEGFYDAKVTVTSENTKVVQPITLTVAAPGTLLAAYNNTGATDDDGEHDEGDYDGGGWSYSRQALATAGLAPGAKGTTQGLEYTWPASPPGRPDNASTTGQTITLPPSTGLSFIGSAVNGNQQATAKVTYTDGSTDTTELAFTDWTVGGGGGTVQYGNVTLAKTDYRNISGGDKDVVDAYIFATKAFRAPEGKTVKSVTLPDNADLHVFTIARG from the coding sequence ATGCCCTCAAGACCCCTGGCCGCCCTGGCGGCCGCGGCCCTGACCGCGGGGCTCCTCGCCACCGCGGCCGGCGCGCCCGCGTCGGCCGCCCCGCCGCCGACGCTGGTCAAGGACCCGGCGGCGTACGTCGATCCGCTGATCGGCAGCTCGGCCGGCGGCAACACCTTCCCCGGCGCCGTCGCCCCCTTCGGCATGCTGTCGTGGAGCCCGGAGAACACCCGCGGCGACGCCACCCGCACCGCCGCGCCCGGCGGCTACCACTACGACGCCACCCGCGTGCGCGGCTTCAGCCTCACCCATATGTCCGGTACCGGCTGTGCGGGCGGCGCGGGGGACATCCCCTTCTTCCCCCACGTGGGCGAGGTCACCTCCTCACCCGCCGCCGACACCAAGGACCAGGTCTACGCCTCCGACTTCAGCCACTCCGACGAGACCGCCGAACCCGGCCGCTACAAGGTCTCCCTCGCCTCCGGCGCCGGCGCGGAGCTGACCGCCACCGCCCGTACCGGCTCGGCCCGCTTCAGCTACCCCGCGGACAAGACCGCCTCCCTGCTGATCCGCACCTCCTCCTCCGAGGTCGGCAGCAGCGACGCCGATCTCACCATCGACCCGGCGCACCGCACCGTCTCCGGCTCGGTCACCGGCGGCAACTTCTGCGGCTATCTCGACCCCGAGGGGCGGCGCAGCTACTACACCCTGCACTTCACCGCGGTCTTCGACACCGCGTTCACCGCCCAGGGCACCTGGCAGGACGGCACGCTGCGGCCCGGCACGACCAGCGCCGAGGGCGGCTCCGGCGGCTTTGGCACCGACGGCCGCCCGGTGGCGGGGAAGGGCTCCGGCGGCTATCTCCAATTCGCCCCGGGCACCCGGCGGGTGGGCGTCAAGGTCGGCATCAGCTACGTCGGCGACAAGGGCGCCCGGGCCAACCTCGCCGCCGAGAATCCGCCGCGGCGCGGCTTCGACCAGGTGCGCACCGCGGCGTACGACGCCTGGCGGCGGCAGCTCTCCGCCATCCGGGTCGGCGGCGGAGCGGACGCGGACCGCACCGCCTTCTACACCGCGCTCTACCACTCCCTGCTGCACCCCAACGTCATCAGCGACACCGACGGCCGCTACCGGGGCAGCGACGGTGAGGTGCACCGGGTGAGCCGGGGCCACCGGGCCCAGTACGGCACCTTCTCCGGCTGGGACATCTACCGCTCCCAGCTCCAACTGCTCACCCTGCTGGAGCCGGAGGCGGGCTCCGACATCGCCCAGTCCCTGCTGAACCTGGCCCAGCAGAACGGCGGCGTCTGGGACCGCTGGCTCCAGGGCGCCTCGGGGACGCATGTGATGAACGGCGATCCGTCGGCCGCCGCCCTCGCCGGGATCCGGGCCTTCGGCGGCGGCGACTTCGACCTCGACGCCGCGCTCGACTCGCTTCTCAAGGCGGCCACCGTGCCGACGGAGAAGGACCTCAGCCCGGCGGGCAAGCCCATCATGTCGGCAGGCCAGCGGCCCTCCCTCGACAAGTACCTCAAGCTGCACTACATGCCGTCCGTCTCCAACGCCTGGGGCGGCGCGGCCGAGACCCTGGAGATGTCCGGCGCGGACTTCGCCCTCTCTCAGTTGGCGCGGGCCGCGGGCCGTAAGGACACCGCCGACACCTTCGCGCACCGCGCCCAGTGGTGGCAGAACAACTTCAACGCCGCCGCCGACCCGGAAACCGGCGGCTATATCGCCAACCGTAAGGCCGACGGCAGTTGGGTCACCGGCTTCACCCCGGCCACCGGCAACGGCTTCGTCGAGGGCACCAGCGCCCAGTACACCTGGATGGTCCCGCACAACCCCGCCGGTCTCTTCGCCGCGATGGGCGGTAAGGACGCCGCGATCAAGCGTCTGGACGCCTTCTTCCACGACGCCGACGGCGGCTGGGCGCTCACCGGGGCGGGCGGCGAGAAGTCCGAGCTGGACAACGAGCCGTCGATCAACGTCCCCTATCTCTACGCGTACGCCGGGCAGCCGTACAAGACCCAGGAGACCGTGCGCGCCGCGATGCGTCAGCTGTGGACCACGAAGCCCGACGGCATCCCCGGCAACGACGACCTCGGCGAGATGTCCTCGTGGTACGTCTTCTCCGCCCTCGGCATGTACCCGCAGGTGCCCTCCCGCGCCGAACTGGTCCTGGCCTCGCCCCTCTTCCCGCGGATCGAGATCGACCGCGGCGCCCGGGACATCTCCATCCGCGCCCCGCAGGCCGCGCCCGACGCCCCGTACGTCCAGTCGCTGAAGGTGAACGGGCGGGGGAGCGACCGCCCCTGGCTGCCGGAGTCCTTCGTACGGCACGGCGGCACGCTGGACTACACCCTGTCCGACGCCCCCGACCGCGCCTGGGGCGCGTCCCCGTCCGACGCGCCGCCCTCCTTCCGCGACGGCGAGCAGCCGTACCAGATCGGGGTCGGTCCGACCACGGGCACGCTCGCCCCGGGCGAGAGCCTGACCGTGAAGGTGGCCGCCGTCCCGGTCGGCGAGGGCGACCGCCCCGAGGTGCGCTTCACCACCGACGCCCCCGACGGCCTCACCGCCTCGCCCGCCTCCGGGACGGTCGGCCCGGATGGCACGGCGGAGATCTCCCTGCGCGCGGGGAAGGACACGGCCGAGGGCTTCTACGACGCGAAGGTGACGGTGACCAGCGAGAACACCAAGGTCGTCCAGCCGATCACGCTGACCGTCGCCGCCCCCGGCACCCTGCTCGCCGCGTACAACAACACCGGCGCGACCGACGACGACGGCGAGCACGACGAGGGCGACTACGACGGCGGCGGCTGGAGCTACTCCCGCCAGGCCCTCGCCACCGCCGGCCTCGCACCGGGCGCCAAGGGAACCACCCAGGGCCTGGAGTACACCTGGCCCGCCTCCCCACCCGGCCGCCCCGACAACGCCTCCACCACCGGCCAGACCATCACCCTCCCCCCGTCCACCGGCCTCTCCTTCATCGGCAGCGCCGTCAACGGCAACCAGCAGGCCACCGCCAAGGTCACCTACACCGACGGCAGCACGGACACCACCGAGCTGGCCTTCACCGACTGGACGGTGGGAGGCGGCGGCGGAACGGTCCAGTACGGCAACGTGACCCTCGCCAAGACCGACTACCGCAACATCAGCGGCGGCGACAAGGACGTGGTGGACGCGTACATCTTCGCCACGAAGGCGTTCCGGGCGCCCGAGGGCAAGACGGTCAAGAGCGTCACCTTGCCCGACAACGCCGATCTCCACGTCTTCACGATCGCCCGCGGCTGA